The Larus michahellis chromosome 2, bLarMic1.1, whole genome shotgun sequence genome window below encodes:
- the GPLD1 gene encoding phosphatidylinositol-glycan-specific phospholipase D isoform X2: MAGLKIWSVLLVILYHFCQRCIPCGISTHVEIAHRALEFFIKREGNVNYRQLLLNHQDAFQAGSVYPDAFYPSICKSGKFHDVSEDTHWSPFLSASIQYIARNYPQPWEEATEKLVAFLFGIASHMVADVSWHSLGIDQGFLKAMGEIDFHGSYSEAHNVGDFGGDVLSQFELDFSYLASNWYVPVKDLAAIYKEFYGREIITESTITDCTYLLFLELHGERLAVAKLFPAYASKSPFLVEKFHEYFLGGVDDMAFWTNNIFELTSHMLENGTSGCFLPENPLFINCTREHKDNYVRNKQSKHERHKNTTSLLTKTLEKNINYTERGVNFNIESWATNSLRLINRAFATKVWRVLAAADQRSSKYISKPAASYFLTSPYARLGWAMIPADLNQDGYEDLVVGAPGYSTLGRVQIGRVYVIYGNQSGLPPEDMDLDGKADQVLQGHQPSGRFGSALAVLDFNEDGVPDLAIGAPSVGSQFLTYKGAVYVYFGTEGRGLASQPNVTITCQYSYCNLGWSLLAADVDGDGNADLVVGSPYAPGGGQQRGFVVAFYSYFNRSDQGLLSVQDANWMVKGEEDYAWFGFSLDSCQLENITLLLIGSPTWKSCAGQSVGKVYGYNPPSTKHWFAVTGDKAMGRMGLSLASGVMSVAGITRTVLVVGVPTTDSLSRISFISSVLHQAGQALLYDLTDSTRPSLLSTFSGDRRFSRFGGDIYLSDLDNDGLDEMIVTSPLRTNDMTTILFGGAAGRVYIYNGKQASSGNVTGHCKSWISPCPEDWAQYVLISPEELSRFGSSVITVKSERKKEVVVAAERSSSKARLGGRLFVYSL, encoded by the exons ATGGCTGGGTTGAAGATTTGGTCTGTTTTGCTGGTTATACTGTACCATTTCTGTCAAAGATGTATCCCATGTGGAATTTCAACGCATGTTGAAATAG CACATAGAGCTCTGGAATTTTTCATTAAGCGTGAAGGGAATGTTAATTATAGACAG TTATTACTAAACCACCAAGATGCATTTCAGGCTGGGAGTGTTTATCCTGATGCCTTTTATCCTTCAATCTGTAAAAGTG GAAAATTCCATGATGTGTCTGAGGACACTCACTGGTCACCGTTTCTCAGTGCGAGTATTCAGTACATCGCAAGGAATTATCCTCAGCCTTGGGAAGAG GCTACAGAGAAGCTGGTGGCTTTCCTGTTTGGAATTGCTTCACATATGGTGGCAGATGTTAGCTGGCATAGCCTGGGCATCGACCAAGGATTTCTAAAGGCCATGGGAGAA attGATTTTCATGGTTCATACTCAGAAGCTCACAATGTTGGCGATTTTG GAGGAGATGTACTGAGTCAGTTTGAGCTGGACTTCAGTTATCTGGCATCGAATTG GTATGTGCCTGTCAAAGACCTAGCAGCTATCTATAAGGAATTTTATGGAAGAGAGATCATAACTGAAAGCACAATTACTGACTGTACTTACCTGCTGTTTCTTGAACT gcatggaGAAAGGCTTGCTGTTGCCAag CTTTTTCCAGCATATGCTAGTAAATCTCCATTTCTGGTGGAGAAGTTCCATGAGTATTTCCTTGGAGGAGTGGATGACATGGCGTTCTGGACAAACAATATTTTTGAGCTGACGAGCCATATGCTAGAGAATGGAACCAG TGGCTGCTTCCTGCCTGAGAACCCTCTGTTTATAAATTGCACAAGGGAGCACAAGGACAACTATGT CAGAAACAAACAATCGAAACATGAACGTCACAAGAATACAACTTCTTTGCTTACAAAAACGCTtgaaaagaatataaattatacAGAGAGAGGAGTTAACTTCAACATAGAATCTTGGGCAACA aattccCTCCGCTTAATAAACCGTGCTTTTGCAACCAAAGTCTGGAGAGTGTTAGCAGCTGCAGATCAGAGGTCTTCTAAGTACATCTCTAAGCCAGCAGCTTCGTATTTTCTGACTTCACCCTATGCTAGACTTGGATG GGCGATGATTCCAGCTGACTTAAACCAGGATGGATATGAAGATCTGGTGGTTGGAGCACCAGGGTACAGCACACTGGGCCGTGTTCAGATAGGACGGGTCTATGTGATCTATGGCAACCAGTCAGGTTTGCCACCAGAGGACATGGATCTGGATGGGAAAGCTGACCAAGTACTGCAGGGTCATCAG CCTTCAGGAAGATTTGGTTCTGCCTTGGCAGTCCTGGACTTCAATGAGGATGGAGTGCCAGATCTGGCAATTGGAGCGCCTTCTGTGGGATCTCAGTTTCTTACTTACAAA GGTGCCGTGTACGTCTATTTTGGCACTGAGGGAAGAGGCTTGGCATCTCAACCAAACGTTACCATAACTTGTCAG TATTCCTACTGTAATCTTGGTTGGTCCCTCCTGGCAGCTGATGTTGACGGGGATGGAAATGCTGATCTGGTTGTGGGGTCTCCGTATGCACCTGGTGGTGGGCAGCAGCGAGGATTTGTGGTTGCATTTTACTCTTATTTCAACAGGAGTGACCAAG GACTTCTGTCAGTACAGGATGCCAACTGGATGGTGAAGGGGGAAGAAGACTACGCTTGGTTTGGATTTTCACTTGACAGCTGCCAGCTGGAGAACATAACATTACTGCTGATTGGCAGCCCGACGTGGAAGAGTTGTGCTGG ACAGAGCGTTGGGAAGGTGTATGGGTATAATCCACCAAGCACAAAGCACTGGTTTGCAGTAACTGGAGACAAG GCGATGGGCAGAATGGGTTTGTCTCTGGCCAGTGGTGTGATGTCTGTGGCTGGGATCACAAGGACAGTTCTGGTGGTGGGCGTGCCTACTACAG ataGCCTGTCTAGGATTTCATTTATATCCTCAGTGCTGCACCAGGCAGGACAGGCTCTGCTATATGATCTGACAGACAGCACCAGGCCCTCTTTGCTCAGCACATTCAGCGGGGACAGGAGGTTTTCTCGCTTTGGAGGAGATATATACTTAAGTGACCTGGATAATGATGGACTAG ATGAAATGATTGTGACATCCCCACTGCGAACTAATGATATGACCACAATACTGTTTGGGGGGGCAGCTGGCCGCGTTTACATTTACAACGGAAAGCAGGCATCCTCAGGGAATGTGACAGGCCACTGCAAATCATGGATATCTCCCTGTCCCGAGGACTGg gCACAGTATGTACTGATTTCTCCTGAG GAACTATCAAGATTTGGGAGTTCTGTAATCACTGTGAAATCTGAAAGAAAG AAAGAAGTTGTAGTGGCAGCAGAGAGAAGTTCGTCGAAAGCTCGACTTGGTGGAAGGCTTTTTGTCTACTCGCTCTAG
- the GPLD1 gene encoding phosphatidylinositol-glycan-specific phospholipase D isoform X3, producing MAGLKIWSVLLVILYHFCQRCIPCGISTHVEIAHRALEFFIKREGNVNYRQLLLNHQDAFQAGSVYPDAFYPSICKSGKFHDVSEDTHWSPFLSASIQYIARNYPQPWEEATEKLVAFLFGIASHMVADVSWHSLGIDQGFLKAMGEIDFHGSYSEAHNVGDFGGDVLSQFELDFSYLASNWYVPVKDLAAIYKEFYGREIITESTITDCTYLLFLELHGERLAVAKLFPAYASKSPFLVEKFHEYFLGGVDDMAFWTNNIFELTSHMLENGTSGCFLPENPLFINCTREHKDNYVRNKQSKHERHKNTTSLLTKTLEKNINYTERGVNFNIESWATNSLRLINRAFATKVWRVLAAADQRSSKYISKPAASYFLTSPYARLGWAMIPADLNQDGYEDLVVGAPGYSTLGRVQIGRVYVIYGNQSGLPPEDMDLDGKADQVLQGHQPSGRFGSALAVLDFNEDGVPDLAIGAPSVGSQFLTYKGAVYVYFGTEGRGLASQPNVTITCQYSYCNLGWSLLAADVDGDGNADLVVGSPYAPGGGQQRGFVVAFYSYFNRSDQGLLSVQDANWMVKGEEDYAWFGFSLDSCQLENITLLLIGSPTWKSCAGCDPFSSDVRQSVGKVYGYNPPSTKHWFAVTGDKAMGRMGLSLASGVMSVAGITRTVLVVGVPTTDSLSRISFISSVLHQAGQALLYDLTDSTRPSLLSTFSGDRRFSRFGGDIYLSDLDNDGLDEMIVTSPLRTNDMTTILFGGAAGRVYIYNGKQASSGNVTGHCKSWISPCPEDWAQYVLISPEELSRFGSSVITVKSERKVDEL from the exons ATGGCTGGGTTGAAGATTTGGTCTGTTTTGCTGGTTATACTGTACCATTTCTGTCAAAGATGTATCCCATGTGGAATTTCAACGCATGTTGAAATAG CACATAGAGCTCTGGAATTTTTCATTAAGCGTGAAGGGAATGTTAATTATAGACAG TTATTACTAAACCACCAAGATGCATTTCAGGCTGGGAGTGTTTATCCTGATGCCTTTTATCCTTCAATCTGTAAAAGTG GAAAATTCCATGATGTGTCTGAGGACACTCACTGGTCACCGTTTCTCAGTGCGAGTATTCAGTACATCGCAAGGAATTATCCTCAGCCTTGGGAAGAG GCTACAGAGAAGCTGGTGGCTTTCCTGTTTGGAATTGCTTCACATATGGTGGCAGATGTTAGCTGGCATAGCCTGGGCATCGACCAAGGATTTCTAAAGGCCATGGGAGAA attGATTTTCATGGTTCATACTCAGAAGCTCACAATGTTGGCGATTTTG GAGGAGATGTACTGAGTCAGTTTGAGCTGGACTTCAGTTATCTGGCATCGAATTG GTATGTGCCTGTCAAAGACCTAGCAGCTATCTATAAGGAATTTTATGGAAGAGAGATCATAACTGAAAGCACAATTACTGACTGTACTTACCTGCTGTTTCTTGAACT gcatggaGAAAGGCTTGCTGTTGCCAag CTTTTTCCAGCATATGCTAGTAAATCTCCATTTCTGGTGGAGAAGTTCCATGAGTATTTCCTTGGAGGAGTGGATGACATGGCGTTCTGGACAAACAATATTTTTGAGCTGACGAGCCATATGCTAGAGAATGGAACCAG TGGCTGCTTCCTGCCTGAGAACCCTCTGTTTATAAATTGCACAAGGGAGCACAAGGACAACTATGT CAGAAACAAACAATCGAAACATGAACGTCACAAGAATACAACTTCTTTGCTTACAAAAACGCTtgaaaagaatataaattatacAGAGAGAGGAGTTAACTTCAACATAGAATCTTGGGCAACA aattccCTCCGCTTAATAAACCGTGCTTTTGCAACCAAAGTCTGGAGAGTGTTAGCAGCTGCAGATCAGAGGTCTTCTAAGTACATCTCTAAGCCAGCAGCTTCGTATTTTCTGACTTCACCCTATGCTAGACTTGGATG GGCGATGATTCCAGCTGACTTAAACCAGGATGGATATGAAGATCTGGTGGTTGGAGCACCAGGGTACAGCACACTGGGCCGTGTTCAGATAGGACGGGTCTATGTGATCTATGGCAACCAGTCAGGTTTGCCACCAGAGGACATGGATCTGGATGGGAAAGCTGACCAAGTACTGCAGGGTCATCAG CCTTCAGGAAGATTTGGTTCTGCCTTGGCAGTCCTGGACTTCAATGAGGATGGAGTGCCAGATCTGGCAATTGGAGCGCCTTCTGTGGGATCTCAGTTTCTTACTTACAAA GGTGCCGTGTACGTCTATTTTGGCACTGAGGGAAGAGGCTTGGCATCTCAACCAAACGTTACCATAACTTGTCAG TATTCCTACTGTAATCTTGGTTGGTCCCTCCTGGCAGCTGATGTTGACGGGGATGGAAATGCTGATCTGGTTGTGGGGTCTCCGTATGCACCTGGTGGTGGGCAGCAGCGAGGATTTGTGGTTGCATTTTACTCTTATTTCAACAGGAGTGACCAAG GACTTCTGTCAGTACAGGATGCCAACTGGATGGTGAAGGGGGAAGAAGACTACGCTTGGTTTGGATTTTCACTTGACAGCTGCCAGCTGGAGAACATAACATTACTGCTGATTGGCAGCCCGACGTGGAAGAGTTGTGCTGG CTGCGATCCCTTCTCATCGGATGTCAGACAGAGCGTTGGGAAGGTGTATGGGTATAATCCACCAAGCACAAAGCACTGGTTTGCAGTAACTGGAGACAAG GCGATGGGCAGAATGGGTTTGTCTCTGGCCAGTGGTGTGATGTCTGTGGCTGGGATCACAAGGACAGTTCTGGTGGTGGGCGTGCCTACTACAG ataGCCTGTCTAGGATTTCATTTATATCCTCAGTGCTGCACCAGGCAGGACAGGCTCTGCTATATGATCTGACAGACAGCACCAGGCCCTCTTTGCTCAGCACATTCAGCGGGGACAGGAGGTTTTCTCGCTTTGGAGGAGATATATACTTAAGTGACCTGGATAATGATGGACTAG ATGAAATGATTGTGACATCCCCACTGCGAACTAATGATATGACCACAATACTGTTTGGGGGGGCAGCTGGCCGCGTTTACATTTACAACGGAAAGCAGGCATCCTCAGGGAATGTGACAGGCCACTGCAAATCATGGATATCTCCCTGTCCCGAGGACTGg gCACAGTATGTACTGATTTCTCCTGAG GAACTATCAAGATTTGGGAGTTCTGTAATCACTGTGAAATCTGAAAGAAAG GTGGATGAACTATGA
- the ALDH5A1 gene encoding succinate-semialdehyde dehydrogenase, mitochondrial — protein MASLLPRRVAAASRCRRLLLLPPPPLGPAAARRGSWALPAALVRRGGLVGGRWVETAAAFPVQDPASGEELGRVADCGPAEAREAVRAAHEAGAAWGRLPAKERSLQLRRWYELMLENKEELARIITAENGKPLKEAQGEILYSASFLEWFAEEARRVYGDVIPASAKDRRILALKQPVGVAAIITPWNFPSAMITRKVGAALAAGCTVVVKPAEDTPLSALALGELANQAGIPAGVYNVVPCSRQQTPAVGEVLCTDPLVAKISFTGSTATGKILLKHAAGTVKRVSMELGGHAPFIVFDSANVDRAVAGALASKYRNSGQTCVCTNRFLVQKGIHDEFVEKFAKAIERELHVGSGFDAKTTQGPLINEKAVEKVERHINDAVSQGASIVTGGKRHSLGKNFFEPTLLSNVSTKMLCTQEETFGPLAPVIKFDTEAEAIAIANAANVGLAGYFYSQDPAQIWRVAEQLEVGMVGVNEGIISSVESPFGGVKQSGLGREGSKYGIDEYLEIKYVCFGGL, from the exons ATGGCGAGCCTCCTGCCGCGGCGAGTCGCCGCCGCCAGTCGCTGCCGCcgtctcctccttctccccccgccgcccctgggtccggcggcggcgcggcgcggcagctgggctctgcccgcCGCCCTGGTGCGGCGGGGCGGCCTGGTGGGCGGCCGCTGGGTGGAGACGGCCGCCGCTTTCCCCGTGCAGGACCCGGCCAGCGGCGAGGAGCTGGGCCGAGTGGCCGACTGCGGGCCGGCCGAGGCGCGGGAGGCCGTGCGGGCCGCGCACGAAGCCGGCGCCGCCTGGGGCCGCCTCCCCGCCAAG GAGCGGAGCCTGCAGCTGCGGCGGTGGTACGAGCTGATGCTGGAGAACAAGGAGGAGCTGGCAAGGATCATAACGGCCGAGAAC GGGAAGCCTCTGAAAGAAGCACAGGGTGAAATCCTGTATTCTGCCTCGTTTCTGGAGTGGTTTGCGGAGGAAGCTCGCCGGGTTTATGGTGATGTTATTCCAGCATCTGCAAAAGACAGAAGAATCCTGGCGCTGAAGCAGCCAGTAGGAGTGGCAGCCATTATAACTCCA TGGAATTTCCCCAGTGCAATGATTACCCGGAAGGTTGGtgcagctctggcagctggcTGCACGGTGGTAGTGAAACCTGCAGAGGACACACCGTTATCAGCATTAGCTCTTGGGGAG CTTGCAAACCAGGCTGGAATTCCAGCGGGAGTGTATAATGTTGTTCCTTGTTCCAGACAACAGACGCCAGCTGTAGGGGAAGTTCTGTGCACTGATCCATTGGTAGCCAAAATATCTTTTACTGGCTCTACAGCAACAGGAAAG ATATTGCTGAAACATGCAGCTGGCACTGTGAAGCGAGTTTCTATGGAGCTTGGAGGACATGCTCCATTTATAGTGTTTGACAGCGCCAATGTGGACCGTGCTGTTGCAGGAGCCCTTGCTTCTAAGTATAGAAACTCAGGGCAG ACCTGTGTTTGCACAAACCGTTTCCTGGTGCAAAAGGGAATCCATGACGAATTTGTGGAAAAGTTTGCTAAAGCTATAGAGAGAGAACTACACGTCGGAAGTGGATTTGATGCAAAAACTACCCAAGGGCCACTAATTAATGAAAAAGCAGTGGAGAAG GTAGAGAGACACATTAATGATGCAGTTTCTCAAGGAGCATCTATTGTGACTGGAGGGAAACGACACAGCTTGGGGAAGAATTTCTTTGAGCCAACGTTACTTAGTAATGTTTCAACAAAAATGCTTTGCACCCAAGAGGAGACATTTGGCCCCTTAGCACCAGTTATCAA GTTCGATACTGAAGCAGAAGCTATTGCCATAGCAAACGCAGCTAATGTGGGTTTAGCAG GATATTTCTACTCCCAAGATCCAGCTCAGATCTGGAGAGTTGCAGAACAGCTGGAAGTTGGAATGGTTGGTGTTAATGAAGGCATAATCTCCTCAGTGGAGAGTCCTTTTGGTGGGGTAAAACAGTCCGGCTTAGGGCGAGAAGGTTCAAAATACGGCATCGATGAATacttagaaataaaatatgtctGCTTTGGAGGCttataa
- the GPLD1 gene encoding phosphatidylinositol-glycan-specific phospholipase D isoform X1, translating into MAGLKIWSVLLVILYHFCQRCIPCGISTHVEIAHRALEFFIKREGNVNYRQLLLNHQDAFQAGSVYPDAFYPSICKSGKFHDVSEDTHWSPFLSASIQYIARNYPQPWEEATEKLVAFLFGIASHMVADVSWHSLGIDQGFLKAMGEIDFHGSYSEAHNVGDFGGDVLSQFELDFSYLASNWYVPVKDLAAIYKEFYGREIITESTITDCTYLLFLELHGERLAVAKLFPAYASKSPFLVEKFHEYFLGGVDDMAFWTNNIFELTSHMLENGTSGCFLPENPLFINCTREHKDNYVRNKQSKHERHKNTTSLLTKTLEKNINYTERGVNFNIESWATNSLRLINRAFATKVWRVLAAADQRSSKYISKPAASYFLTSPYARLGWAMIPADLNQDGYEDLVVGAPGYSTLGRVQIGRVYVIYGNQSGLPPEDMDLDGKADQVLQGHQPSGRFGSALAVLDFNEDGVPDLAIGAPSVGSQFLTYKGAVYVYFGTEGRGLASQPNVTITCQYSYCNLGWSLLAADVDGDGNADLVVGSPYAPGGGQQRGFVVAFYSYFNRSDQGLLSVQDANWMVKGEEDYAWFGFSLDSCQLENITLLLIGSPTWKSCAGCDPFSSDVRQSVGKVYGYNPPSTKHWFAVTGDKAMGRMGLSLASGVMSVAGITRTVLVVGVPTTDSLSRISFISSVLHQAGQALLYDLTDSTRPSLLSTFSGDRRFSRFGGDIYLSDLDNDGLDEMIVTSPLRTNDMTTILFGGAAGRVYIYNGKQASSGNVTGHCKSWISPCPEDWAQYVLISPEELSRFGSSVITVKSERKKEVVVAAERSSSKARLGGRLFVYSL; encoded by the exons ATGGCTGGGTTGAAGATTTGGTCTGTTTTGCTGGTTATACTGTACCATTTCTGTCAAAGATGTATCCCATGTGGAATTTCAACGCATGTTGAAATAG CACATAGAGCTCTGGAATTTTTCATTAAGCGTGAAGGGAATGTTAATTATAGACAG TTATTACTAAACCACCAAGATGCATTTCAGGCTGGGAGTGTTTATCCTGATGCCTTTTATCCTTCAATCTGTAAAAGTG GAAAATTCCATGATGTGTCTGAGGACACTCACTGGTCACCGTTTCTCAGTGCGAGTATTCAGTACATCGCAAGGAATTATCCTCAGCCTTGGGAAGAG GCTACAGAGAAGCTGGTGGCTTTCCTGTTTGGAATTGCTTCACATATGGTGGCAGATGTTAGCTGGCATAGCCTGGGCATCGACCAAGGATTTCTAAAGGCCATGGGAGAA attGATTTTCATGGTTCATACTCAGAAGCTCACAATGTTGGCGATTTTG GAGGAGATGTACTGAGTCAGTTTGAGCTGGACTTCAGTTATCTGGCATCGAATTG GTATGTGCCTGTCAAAGACCTAGCAGCTATCTATAAGGAATTTTATGGAAGAGAGATCATAACTGAAAGCACAATTACTGACTGTACTTACCTGCTGTTTCTTGAACT gcatggaGAAAGGCTTGCTGTTGCCAag CTTTTTCCAGCATATGCTAGTAAATCTCCATTTCTGGTGGAGAAGTTCCATGAGTATTTCCTTGGAGGAGTGGATGACATGGCGTTCTGGACAAACAATATTTTTGAGCTGACGAGCCATATGCTAGAGAATGGAACCAG TGGCTGCTTCCTGCCTGAGAACCCTCTGTTTATAAATTGCACAAGGGAGCACAAGGACAACTATGT CAGAAACAAACAATCGAAACATGAACGTCACAAGAATACAACTTCTTTGCTTACAAAAACGCTtgaaaagaatataaattatacAGAGAGAGGAGTTAACTTCAACATAGAATCTTGGGCAACA aattccCTCCGCTTAATAAACCGTGCTTTTGCAACCAAAGTCTGGAGAGTGTTAGCAGCTGCAGATCAGAGGTCTTCTAAGTACATCTCTAAGCCAGCAGCTTCGTATTTTCTGACTTCACCCTATGCTAGACTTGGATG GGCGATGATTCCAGCTGACTTAAACCAGGATGGATATGAAGATCTGGTGGTTGGAGCACCAGGGTACAGCACACTGGGCCGTGTTCAGATAGGACGGGTCTATGTGATCTATGGCAACCAGTCAGGTTTGCCACCAGAGGACATGGATCTGGATGGGAAAGCTGACCAAGTACTGCAGGGTCATCAG CCTTCAGGAAGATTTGGTTCTGCCTTGGCAGTCCTGGACTTCAATGAGGATGGAGTGCCAGATCTGGCAATTGGAGCGCCTTCTGTGGGATCTCAGTTTCTTACTTACAAA GGTGCCGTGTACGTCTATTTTGGCACTGAGGGAAGAGGCTTGGCATCTCAACCAAACGTTACCATAACTTGTCAG TATTCCTACTGTAATCTTGGTTGGTCCCTCCTGGCAGCTGATGTTGACGGGGATGGAAATGCTGATCTGGTTGTGGGGTCTCCGTATGCACCTGGTGGTGGGCAGCAGCGAGGATTTGTGGTTGCATTTTACTCTTATTTCAACAGGAGTGACCAAG GACTTCTGTCAGTACAGGATGCCAACTGGATGGTGAAGGGGGAAGAAGACTACGCTTGGTTTGGATTTTCACTTGACAGCTGCCAGCTGGAGAACATAACATTACTGCTGATTGGCAGCCCGACGTGGAAGAGTTGTGCTGG CTGCGATCCCTTCTCATCGGATGTCAGACAGAGCGTTGGGAAGGTGTATGGGTATAATCCACCAAGCACAAAGCACTGGTTTGCAGTAACTGGAGACAAG GCGATGGGCAGAATGGGTTTGTCTCTGGCCAGTGGTGTGATGTCTGTGGCTGGGATCACAAGGACAGTTCTGGTGGTGGGCGTGCCTACTACAG ataGCCTGTCTAGGATTTCATTTATATCCTCAGTGCTGCACCAGGCAGGACAGGCTCTGCTATATGATCTGACAGACAGCACCAGGCCCTCTTTGCTCAGCACATTCAGCGGGGACAGGAGGTTTTCTCGCTTTGGAGGAGATATATACTTAAGTGACCTGGATAATGATGGACTAG ATGAAATGATTGTGACATCCCCACTGCGAACTAATGATATGACCACAATACTGTTTGGGGGGGCAGCTGGCCGCGTTTACATTTACAACGGAAAGCAGGCATCCTCAGGGAATGTGACAGGCCACTGCAAATCATGGATATCTCCCTGTCCCGAGGACTGg gCACAGTATGTACTGATTTCTCCTGAG GAACTATCAAGATTTGGGAGTTCTGTAATCACTGTGAAATCTGAAAGAAAG AAAGAAGTTGTAGTGGCAGCAGAGAGAAGTTCGTCGAAAGCTCGACTTGGTGGAAGGCTTTTTGTCTACTCGCTCTAG